Within the Nyctibius grandis isolate bNycGra1 chromosome 4, bNycGra1.pri, whole genome shotgun sequence genome, the region GGAGACTTTCAGCCATGATCACAGCAGGTCCAGGATTCTGCCCAAATGTTACAATAAAATATGGGTCAACTGTGCTACATGCAGTAGCGTGAAGTATGACAAGGGTTTTACTGAAACCTCTTTATAGAGACCTATAAAAGTTGAGCATAGCTTCATCATTCAGGAGAAGCACACTCACCTCATGCAATCAAAATCATCAAAGAAAGgggtatgtatttttaaaaagttatatttaactAAGGTCTAGCACCAGGCAAAAAACACGAATATTTAAGAAAGTCAGACaacagcacattttaaaaaacaacagcaataatTAGCACACTTAGcttgtattttcaaagcattttacaaaaacatgaATTAATTAGGCCTCACAACACCCTTGTGAGATAGGTAAGTATTATTAGTCCCATTTTAGAGATGGGGAAACAGGCATGAAGAGGGTATGACCTGCTCACCACCACACAGGTCAAATCCAGGAACAGAACACCagattttccagttttctgccACAGGTGGTCTGACCTCTTAAAAGATGCtggtctttaaagaaaatttgtttcctctcatcccttTTAAAACACCTGACCGCATTTCAGTCTGATATGAAAAAGTACTCACCAAGAGCTACCCGTGATAAACAAGTGAAAGtaggaaataacatttttttatagaCTGTGTGTTGCTGGAagctgtttaagaaaagacttgaCACAGCTGCTTCCATACTGCCAGTCAAAGAGTATCGCTTCTCATCAGGCATCTGCCACCAGGAAACTAACTGAGGCCTATAATGCAATGCTGATACAGCtcagaatctgaaaaaaaaaaaaaaagatcgtTTCTTTGCCACTTCCAAACAAGGAATCTCTCTCTGGCAGGGAGTCTTCTCTGAGAAGAACTCGTATCAGTACAACTGCACTGAAAGCAAAGACTTTTATCTGGAAACTCTCAAGGTGCAGCTAAGGGCGCAGATATATCCGTTGGAAAACCTGGAAATGTTCATATATTGTGCTCTGTGTTAATAGAGATGGTCTGGAGGCATCAGCCATCCTGGGGGGGTAGAAAATAACTCTCCGTAGTCACTTTGAGAAGACAAGTTCCCTTAGCATATCACTCTTGCACTGAACTAGTCAGTGACAGACTAGTATTAAAAATTCCAAACCACATGAAAATTCAAGGAAATAGATTTAACTCTATAAAATGCCAAATCTGGCAGATCCACTGCTGCCTGTTTGCAAACCCAGGCCCAGACGTTAGTGGAGACATAGAAATAAAACCAGTCCTTAGACCTTCAGTTACATATGTCCATCGGACACTATCTAGAGTCCAGAAAGTTAAGTTTCACGCCAGCTCGATCCGAAGATCCTCCCCATACTTTCGGATCAGCTTCATGTGGTTATGGTCCACTGACCATTGCTCTGGGAGGTGCTTGGGCTGCATGCTGTCCAAGAAATGCTGCCGCCAGCGTCTCTCCAACTGCATAAGGGAGCGCAGGCCTCCTTTAGCAAAACACTGCACCACCTTCAGTCCATGCGGCATGTAGCTCTCATTGCAGATCCTGCCAGGACACAAGCAGAGTTTATTTTCACACAAGCCCACTGTCAGGCTCTAGACCTGTCTACAATGAACAGCAAGACACTGAAGATACTTTCAGCTGCGGAGTTTAATTACAGACATATGGTAAGCTAACCAGGAGGGAGAGTTCTAAGCTTTGCTTCAATGCCAGACTGCTTTCTGGAACACAGTTACACCGGGAAGCTGGTTTCTTTGAACTGAGAAAGTGTTCTTCTTTTATAGCAATGCTAAACAAAGCTCTCAAGGTCCTTTACAAGCTCCTCAGGAGACAGACTGCAAATTGCTCAAGGCAAGAACCATATGACACTCCAGAGCCCTGATCCTGACGCTGAATTCCCTGCCTGGATAGGTTCTGAGTTATAACATTGGCACACTACAAACAACAGTGAGCATGACAAGGAGAAAATACTGACTCTATGCAGACAGAGACCAGATACTAGTTAAGAAAAGATATCTGGGGAGGCTTTGataaagaggaagagaggagactTCTGATATGATCATCTTTCAGTCTTCCTCTCTGATCTATCCTTCAAAAGAAGTATAATATAGTGGAGGAGAAGATGGAGATCAAGAATGGAAGGAGATTGCTGGAAGAGAAACGTaaagaggggaagaaacaaGAGCTGCAGTTCACAGACCGCTGCTGGGCTGAGGGGAAAAGGAGGTaaacaaaaacacagtaagAAATGCAGAGTGTGCTTGTCTACTTAGAGCCTTAAGCTACCACACAGACAATTATCTTCTTCCTATCCTTGCTTTCTAGTTAAATGCATCAAAGTACTACAATTCCAGACTCTGTAGGCTTATACAAATGATAAAGTTATGCTTTTAGAGCCTCATTTTTCCTGGGCAGATCAACTCCTAGTAGTTTCAAATTCAGACACACCTTAACTTGACACCATTATTTTAGGGAAGACACATCAATATCCCAAGCAGATCAGCAACAGGTTTTGCCTTATTTTCACTAAAAagccgggggtggggggagtcACATGTGTGATCCAGAGCTCTGCAAATCctgctggattttcttttattttgctgcagtaGTATTTACCTAAGGCTCTGTGTGTAGACAACTTTTTGTTGAACTTATGTGTCAAAATAAACGACTAAAATGTTACATCTACTGATGGGCTTCTTATACCTGGTTTCCAGACCAGCTGCTTCCTGGAGCATCTCTGGGGTGACTGCCTCTGTGTTAAAAAAGTCTTTGATGCTTTGCAGGAGTTCTGCCCTTCGGGGGTCAGGCAGGCTGTCTGCATTCAGCAGGGCTCGGGCCCCCGAGCGCACTTGCCTGCGCAGAGGGTCCTCCAGCAGACGCACGCCTTCCTCAGAGCCGATGGGGGCACAAAACTCCTCAGCCAGCTGCTGCTTGAGATGGTTGTCATAGTAATTGGAGATGGCATGGCAGGATGTGCAGAGTAGGAGCACGTCATGGGAGTTGTGGTCCTTCATCTGGATAGGGAAGTGTCTTCGGTATTCATGAGGAACAATGTTCTTCCTAGGGAAGACAAACCAGTCAGCTCATTACCTttgcctggagctgctgctccccagttCCTCCTCTTTCTGGCCCACAAAGGGTCAACTAATACTAAAAGTCCAGGAAAACAAAGATCACCAGGGTCAGGACCCTCAGTGCAGCAATGGGTTCTGcaacttctttttatttgtacttCTCTCCACAggttttttgcatttctctttttttttccccttccaaaaATTCAttgctttcaattaaaaagtgattcatactgtaaaaaaaaataaagcgaTGCACTACGACAAGCATGCCTCTCAGctaaacagcagcagctacaaagacaaaaatctcaCCCTCTGTGACCTCATGGACTTCAGGCTCACctaaacctttaaaaaatataaggaCTAAGTAGTGGAAGGAATAGTACAGCTATTTCCAGAAGGGGATGCCATCAGAACAGTGTGTGTTGGCATACTGCTGCCCCCTGTCATTCAAACTGCAGAACACACATGTACCTTAGAGAGAGCTTTGTTCTCTCTAAGGACTGATACCTCCTGCCTCTGGAAGAGGGAAGGTTGGCCCGTTCAGTGTCAAACTTACCCAGACACATACAACTACCGAGCATTCAAACAGTGATAGTCCATCCAGGATGTGAACAAGCGTGATGTTTCAGGCCATTAACCAAGCTTCTGGATGCCAAACTAGATTCAGACCTCAGTCCTGttttaaaagatgcatttttctcctgtccCACTAAACTCACCGGATATAGGACTCTCGCTTGCCACATACAACACACAAGTTCTCTTTGACTGTCAGATAATAATCAACTTGAGACTCGGGACGTCCTGATGGCTCAAAACGCAGCTTCACAACAAATGGGTCTGTGCTAACTAGCTCTGAAAGGGTAAAAGCAAATAGAGAATATTCCAGAcaaatttgtatttgaaagctAAAATAGCAATGCTAAAACACAGGAGTCATCCTACTGAATCCCCAAAAGTATTTCCAAAAAGAAAGGATACAAAAAATTCATGCCCCATTATCAAACAAACaaggcaaaaaacccccaaagcaCTGTATTTCAAATACCAACACGAAAATTGGTATGCTCACCTccaatccccttgtccagataCCACTGAGCCTTCTTGCGATCACAAGTGCACAGGGGCTGTCCATCTGGTGCATGCAGGAAGCAGTTGTCATACAGTGGAGATTTTCTATGAAACAAGGGCAGCATACAGCAACTGTAATAGCATGCCAAAAAAACAGAGCTCTCTATAGCCATGCATTCCACATCGCAATTCATGCAGCCTCCTCCACATCACAGGAGTGCCCCTAAACACACACTTAAGGCTGCTGAGCACTGCACAGGCTGCTGCTAAGGGAAGAAGAACATCTGAAAACTTACCTGCGGTTCACCAACTGACTGTAAGGTATTTTTGCTCTCCTGTTGCCAATAGAATTGTAACTCTGAATCCCAGTTTTCAAGAGATGCCATCAATGATGacagcattttaaacaaaaaatgacattagaaaacaaaaagagaattgAAGTCAAGAAGGACAACGAGCTAAGAGTAAGCTAAAAGAAAGTGTCAGCTTACAGGCAAAGTAATTTCAAGGATC harbors:
- the EXD2 gene encoding exonuclease 3'-5' domain-containing protein 2 isoform X3 yields the protein MASSSGLCILVRLPRLVASGQSIPKTLFDIMADSAVLKVGVGCWEDACKLLHDYGLLIKGSVDLRYLAMRQRKDLLHNCLSLKSLAEKVLNCPLDKSPRVRCSNWEAEELTQDQVLYAARDAQVSVALFLHLLEFASLTAMSEGKNSVAPWEKALGKCRGLVDIPFRGRMSGSTGEEKSGEGRSPQKTKNRKSLVNGQPSGSQQVRDPRRQKRKPLGVGYSARKSPLYDNCFLHAPDGQPLCTCDRKKAQWYLDKGIGELVSTDPFVVKLRFEPSGRPESQVDYYLTVKENLCVVCGKRESYIRKNIVPHEYRRHFPIQMKDHNSHDVLLLCTSCHAISNYYDNHLKQQLAEEFCAPIGSEEGVRLLEDPLRRQVRSGARALLNADSLPDPRRAELLQSIKDFFNTEAVTPEMLQEAAGLETRICNESYMPHGLKVVQCFAKGGLRSLMQLERRWRQHFLDSMQPKHLPEQWSVDHNHMKLIRKYGEDLRIELA